One genomic segment of Myxococcus guangdongensis includes these proteins:
- a CDS encoding DNA ligase produces the protein MADLADGEQTEMKGSGAKPYILKNTGGVYSCSCPAWRNQSIGIERRTCKHLRKLRGEDAEAARVGGAAALPKATRVKTAKETESSEDATEKAPPLLLAHPWENDVDLTDWWMSEKLDGVRAYWDGKRFWSRLGNEFFAPDWFTAALPDFPLDGELFGGRKRFQRTVSVVRRQDKSQDWKELLFVVFDAPSVDAAFEQRLEHCRKWVDDTKPEYARWHPHERCQGTVHLRTELERVEGLGGEGLMLRQPGSRYEVGRSHTLLKVKSFKDDEAVVIGHVAGAGRHKGRLGALEVELRNGKRFSVGTGFSDAERAAPPAIGTLITFRYQELSNDGVPRFPSYIGVRIDAAPFKAKG, from the coding sequence GTGGCGGACCTCGCGGACGGTGAGCAGACGGAGATGAAGGGCTCGGGCGCCAAGCCCTACATCCTCAAGAACACCGGAGGCGTCTACTCGTGCTCCTGTCCCGCGTGGCGCAACCAGTCCATCGGCATCGAGCGGCGCACCTGCAAGCACCTGCGCAAGCTGCGCGGTGAGGACGCCGAGGCCGCCCGCGTCGGCGGCGCCGCGGCCCTCCCCAAGGCCACCCGCGTCAAGACGGCGAAGGAGACCGAGTCCTCCGAGGACGCCACCGAGAAGGCCCCGCCGCTCCTGCTCGCCCATCCGTGGGAGAACGACGTGGACCTCACGGACTGGTGGATGAGCGAGAAGCTCGACGGCGTGCGCGCGTACTGGGACGGCAAGCGCTTCTGGTCGCGCCTGGGCAACGAGTTCTTCGCGCCGGACTGGTTCACGGCGGCCCTGCCGGACTTCCCGCTGGACGGAGAGCTGTTCGGTGGACGCAAGCGCTTCCAGCGCACGGTGAGCGTGGTGCGCCGGCAGGACAAGAGCCAGGACTGGAAGGAGCTGCTCTTCGTGGTGTTCGACGCCCCGAGCGTGGACGCGGCCTTCGAGCAGCGGCTGGAGCACTGTCGCAAGTGGGTAGATGACACGAAGCCCGAGTACGCGCGGTGGCATCCGCACGAGCGCTGCCAGGGCACGGTGCACCTGCGCACGGAGCTGGAGCGGGTGGAGGGCCTGGGCGGCGAGGGACTGATGCTGCGTCAGCCGGGCTCGCGCTACGAGGTGGGCCGCTCGCACACGCTGTTGAAGGTGAAGAGCTTCAAGGATGACGAGGCCGTGGTGATTGGCCATGTCGCGGGCGCGGGTCGGCACAAGGGGCGGTTGGGTGCGCTCGAGGTGGAGCTGCGCAACGGCAAGCGCTTCAGCGTGGGCACGGGCTTCTCCGACGCGGAGCGGGCCGCGCCGCCGGCCATCGGCACGCTCATCACGTTCCGCTACCAGGAGCTGTCCAACGACGGCGTGCCGCGCTTCCCGTCGTACATCGGCGTGCGCATCGACGCGGCGCCGTTCAAGGCGAAGGGCTGA
- a CDS encoding cysteine hydrolase family protein encodes MKPHPTEPPLDPTTALLLIDIQNDYFPGGRAELDRAEAAATQARAALDHFRQHHLPVIHVRHISVQPGATFFLPNTPGSETHTLVAPRPDERVILKHYPNSFRETDLQKQLGALGIKHLVVTGMMTLMCVDATVRAAADLGYAVTVLQDACAARALELNGVSVPAPQVHAAFLAALGMAYAKLESTSDFLARAGR; translated from the coding sequence ATGAAGCCCCACCCCACGGAGCCCCCCTTGGACCCCACCACCGCCCTGCTGCTCATCGACATCCAGAACGACTACTTCCCCGGCGGCCGCGCCGAGCTGGACCGCGCCGAGGCCGCCGCCACCCAGGCCCGCGCGGCCCTCGACCACTTCCGCCAACACCACCTGCCCGTCATCCACGTCCGCCACATCTCCGTGCAGCCCGGCGCCACCTTCTTCCTCCCCAACACCCCGGGCTCGGAGACCCACACACTCGTCGCGCCCCGCCCCGATGAGCGCGTCATCCTCAAGCACTACCCCAACAGCTTCCGGGAGACGGACCTCCAGAAGCAGCTGGGCGCGCTCGGCATCAAGCACCTCGTGGTGACCGGCATGATGACCCTCATGTGCGTGGACGCCACCGTGCGCGCCGCCGCGGACCTCGGCTACGCCGTCACCGTGCTCCAAGACGCCTGCGCCGCCCGCGCCCTCGAGCTCAACGGCGTGAGCGTGCCCGCGCCCCAGGTCCACGCCGCGTTCCTCGCCGCGCTCGGCATGGCCTACGCGAAGCTGGAGAGCACGTCCGACTTCCTCGCCCGCGCGGGGCGCTGA
- a CDS encoding GlxA family transcriptional regulator — protein sequence MVKAASPTRIAVLSLEGCVASSVMGPLDVFAMANLLSRDVGMSEPFVVELVSPRGEPARSFHGLELMAARVPKPAERFDVVLVPAMVGGLEAVLGERVLTRWLKAQHARGAKLAAVCAGAFVLAETGLLEGREATTHWGLAQRFAARYPGVRLKPELLLVDQDDVLTAGGITAYLDLCLHLVAKKASPELAALCAKMLLVEPGRRLQGPYAVHSAPRDHGDAAVLRAQEWLEAHYQGPVTLAEAAEAASLGARTLLRRFQKATGDTPLDYVQRLRVEAARRMLETSPRTVEDISQAVGYADTTSFRRRFKARTGLTPDAYRRRFALR from the coding sequence ATGGTCAAGGCGGCGAGTCCCACGCGCATCGCGGTGTTGTCCCTGGAGGGGTGTGTGGCCTCCAGCGTGATGGGGCCGCTGGACGTGTTCGCGATGGCGAACCTGCTGAGCCGGGACGTGGGGATGTCCGAGCCCTTCGTGGTGGAGTTGGTGTCGCCGCGTGGGGAGCCCGCGAGGAGCTTCCATGGGTTGGAGCTGATGGCGGCGAGGGTGCCGAAGCCCGCGGAGCGCTTCGACGTGGTGTTGGTTCCGGCGATGGTGGGAGGGTTGGAGGCGGTGTTGGGGGAGCGGGTGCTGACGCGGTGGTTGAAGGCGCAGCACGCGCGAGGCGCGAAGCTGGCGGCGGTGTGCGCGGGGGCGTTCGTGTTGGCGGAGACGGGGTTGTTGGAGGGGCGTGAGGCGACGACGCACTGGGGTTTGGCGCAGCGCTTCGCGGCGCGTTATCCGGGGGTGAGGCTCAAGCCGGAGCTGTTGTTGGTGGACCAGGACGACGTGCTCACGGCGGGAGGAATCACGGCGTATCTGGACCTGTGTCTGCATCTGGTGGCGAAGAAGGCGTCACCGGAATTGGCGGCGCTGTGCGCGAAGATGTTGTTGGTGGAGCCCGGGCGCAGGTTGCAGGGGCCGTACGCGGTGCACTCGGCGCCGAGGGACCACGGGGATGCGGCGGTGCTGCGCGCGCAGGAGTGGCTGGAGGCGCACTACCAGGGGCCGGTGACCTTGGCGGAGGCGGCGGAGGCCGCGAGCCTGGGGGCGAGGACGTTGCTGAGGCGCTTCCAGAAGGCGACGGGGGATACGCCGCTGGACTACGTCCAACGACTGCGCGTCGAGGCGGCCCGGAGGATGCTGGAGACGAGTCCGCGCACCGTGGAGGACATCTCGCAGGCCGTGGGCTATGCGGACACCACGTCGTTCCGGCGACGGTTCAAGGCGCGCACGGGATTGACGCCGGATGCGTACCGGCGACGGTTCGCGCTGCGGTGA
- a CDS encoding gluconokinase, whose translation MVVVVMGVSGAGKSTVGRALAQSLGWRFLDTDDLHSAANVAKMAAGVPLTDEDRWPWLADVRGELERSLSRGEDVVLASSALKRSYRERLEVDPARTRWVYLNAPREVLSRRLAQRHGHFMPPSLLDSQLAALEVPEQALSVDVSPPPEQIVASIRAGLKL comes from the coding sequence ATGGTGGTCGTCGTCATGGGCGTCTCGGGCGCCGGCAAGTCGACGGTGGGGCGCGCGCTGGCCCAGAGCCTGGGCTGGCGTTTCCTCGACACGGACGACCTGCACTCGGCCGCCAACGTGGCGAAGATGGCGGCGGGGGTGCCGCTGACGGACGAGGACCGTTGGCCGTGGTTGGCGGACGTCCGAGGGGAGCTCGAGCGCTCCCTGTCGCGCGGTGAGGACGTGGTGCTGGCCTCGTCCGCGCTCAAGCGCTCCTACCGCGAACGGCTGGAGGTGGACCCGGCCCGGACGCGGTGGGTGTATCTGAACGCGCCGCGCGAGGTGTTGTCGCGCAGGCTGGCACAGCGGCATGGGCACTTCATGCCGCCGTCGTTGCTGGACAGTCAGCTGGCGGCGCTGGAGGTGCCCGAGCAGGCGCTGTCGGTGGATGTCTCGCCGCCGCCGGAGCAAATCGTGGCGAGCATCCGCGCGGGCCTGAAGCTCTGA
- a CDS encoding zinc-dependent alcohol dehydrogenase family protein, whose translation MKRWELRKPGRVNLELASVPIPKPGAGEALVRVSAVSLNYREKLFLDAGGYSDVSWPFVPTSDMAGEVVATGASVSRVQVGERVLAAFNTDWVDGPPPRAPRALGGSAPGVLSEYVVLPERWLVAAPRTLDDAQASTLPCAGLTAWTALVEQGALRPGQTVVTQGTGGVSLFAVQLASALGARVIVTSGEDEKLARAKTLGAAHGIQRRRTPDWEKEVLELTSGRGADQVLELVGGDNLGRSASALASGGRISLIGVLEGFDMRFPALPLLRSHGIIQGVLVGHRRGLEDLVRAVDTLRVAPVIDATYPLRDFPKALEHLDRGPFGKLVIRVRE comes from the coding sequence ATGAAGCGGTGGGAGCTGCGCAAGCCGGGCCGGGTGAACCTGGAGCTGGCGAGCGTGCCCATTCCCAAGCCCGGCGCGGGCGAGGCCCTGGTGCGCGTGTCGGCGGTGTCCCTCAACTACCGCGAGAAGCTCTTCCTGGACGCAGGCGGATACTCCGACGTGTCGTGGCCCTTCGTGCCCACCTCCGACATGGCGGGCGAAGTGGTGGCCACCGGCGCGAGCGTCTCGCGTGTCCAGGTGGGGGAGCGGGTGCTCGCGGCCTTCAACACGGACTGGGTGGACGGCCCGCCTCCTCGCGCACCGCGAGCCCTGGGAGGAAGCGCGCCCGGCGTGTTGTCCGAGTACGTCGTGCTGCCCGAGCGCTGGCTCGTCGCCGCGCCCAGGACGCTTGATGACGCGCAGGCCAGCACGCTGCCCTGCGCGGGGCTCACCGCGTGGACGGCCCTCGTGGAACAAGGTGCGCTCAGGCCCGGGCAGACCGTGGTGACGCAGGGGACGGGCGGCGTGTCGCTGTTCGCCGTGCAGCTCGCCTCGGCGCTCGGCGCGCGCGTCATCGTCACCTCGGGAGAGGACGAGAAGCTCGCCCGTGCGAAGACGCTGGGCGCGGCCCACGGCATCCAGCGTCGCCGCACCCCCGACTGGGAGAAGGAGGTGCTGGAGCTGACGAGCGGACGTGGCGCGGACCAGGTGCTGGAGCTGGTGGGCGGCGACAACCTGGGACGCTCGGCCAGCGCCCTCGCGTCCGGCGGGCGCATCTCGCTCATCGGCGTGCTGGAGGGCTTCGACATGCGCTTCCCCGCGCTCCCGCTGCTCCGCAGCCACGGCATCATCCAAGGTGTGCTCGTGGGACACCGCCGTGGACTGGAGGACCTGGTCCGCGCGGTGGACACGCTGCGAGTGGCGCCCGTGATTGACGCGACGTACCCGCTGCGCGACTTCCCCAAGGCCCTGGAGCACCTGGACCGGGGGCCGTTCGGCAAGCTGGTCATCCGCGTCCGCGAGTGA
- a CDS encoding LysR substrate-binding domain-containing protein → MTDRLSGVLTFVQAAEAGSFALAAKRLGLSRSAVGKSIARLEERLGARLFLRTTRKQGLTEDGQVFYERCVRALAELEAAEAELDSGHRAPTGRLRVTASVLFGRHCVAPLLGELARQHPELEVELSVSDRVVDLIEEGFDLAIRVAPLSDHAGLTARRLGVQNMVVCASPAYLARRGRPKSLEDLGKHEAVLYGRQGTAKPWRFPDPRGGERLVPMRGRLRFDDLEAIADEAVRGAGLAWLPCWLVAARLSKGELTLLLQEEGRHGNEVFAVWPQNKHLPSKVRAAIDLLAARIPEILSAGEARGKRRSRTTRAASPSRHWNNGR, encoded by the coding sequence GTGACGGACCGCCTGAGTGGAGTGCTGACCTTCGTGCAGGCCGCGGAGGCGGGGAGCTTCGCGCTCGCGGCGAAGCGGCTGGGGTTGTCCCGGTCGGCGGTGGGCAAGAGCATCGCGAGGCTGGAGGAGCGGTTGGGGGCGCGGCTGTTCCTGCGCACCACGCGCAAGCAGGGGCTCACCGAGGATGGTCAGGTCTTCTACGAGCGGTGCGTGCGCGCGTTGGCGGAGCTGGAGGCCGCGGAGGCGGAGCTGGACTCCGGGCATCGCGCGCCCACGGGGCGGCTCCGGGTGACGGCCTCGGTGTTGTTCGGTCGGCACTGCGTGGCGCCGTTGCTCGGGGAGCTGGCGCGACAGCATCCGGAGCTCGAGGTGGAGTTGTCCGTGAGCGACCGGGTGGTGGACCTCATCGAGGAGGGATTCGACCTGGCGATTCGGGTCGCGCCCTTGTCGGACCATGCGGGACTGACGGCGCGGAGGCTCGGTGTTCAGAACATGGTGGTCTGCGCGTCACCGGCGTATCTGGCGCGACGTGGCCGACCCAAGTCACTCGAGGACCTGGGGAAGCACGAGGCCGTCCTCTACGGGCGGCAGGGGACGGCGAAGCCCTGGCGGTTCCCGGACCCACGGGGAGGTGAGCGGCTGGTGCCGATGCGAGGGCGGCTGCGCTTCGATGACCTGGAGGCCATCGCCGACGAGGCGGTGAGGGGCGCGGGCCTCGCGTGGCTGCCCTGCTGGCTCGTCGCAGCTCGGCTGAGCAAGGGCGAGCTGACGCTGCTCCTGCAGGAAGAGGGGCGACACGGGAATGAAGTCTTCGCCGTGTGGCCGCAGAACAAACACCTGCCCTCGAAGGTGCGCGCGGCCATCGACCTGCTCGCCGCGCGCATCCCCGAGATTCTGTCCGCGGGAGAGGCGCGTGGGAAACGACGCTCGCGCACGACTCGCGCGGCGTCCCCTTCACGACATTGGAACAATGGCAGATAG